A window of the Ipomoea triloba cultivar NCNSP0323 chromosome 14, ASM357664v1 genome harbors these coding sequences:
- the LOC116003554 gene encoding FT-interacting protein 3-like, translating into MQRAPPPPPDEFALKQTAPKIAGSGVITGDKVTCAYDLVEQMEYLYVRVVKAKELPPKDVSGSCDPYVEVKVGNYKGVTKHFQKKSNPEWDHVFAFSQDRLQASFVEVIVKDKDVVVDDFIGRAVFDMVDVPRRLPPDSPLAPQWYRLENKKGEKIKKGEIMLALWKGTQADEAFSDAWHSDAAAVGREGVSKIRGKVYLSPRLWYVRVNVIECQDLVPPDKNRQLEACVKVVLGNQALKTRISPPRGLNPMWNEDLVFVSADPFEEPLILTVEDRSDILGKCLIPLPTLPRRLDNKAVPSKWHNLEKHPIQEGEKKEKEPKFSSKIHLRLSLDGGYHVMDESIHYSSDFRPTSKLLWKSSIGILELGIISATGLSAMKDGQGTTDAYCVAKYGPKWVRTRTIIDNLSPKWNEQYTWEVYDPCTVITVGVFDNGHLQGGRDSSIGKVRIRLSTLETEKVYTHSYPLIVLKPSGVQKMGEVQLAVRFSCTSYTNMLSKYTQPLFPKMHYVHPLSISQQDYLRFRAIQIVSKRLGRAEPPLKAEVVEYMLDVGSHIWSVRRAKANFFRLMYVVSPIMAVWKWFDEICKWKNPVTTVLIHILLFILVLYPELILPTFFLYLFFIGIWHYRRKPRHPPHMDIHLSHAHAATADDLDEEFDSFPTGRPAEKVRMRYDRLRSVGGRIQTVIGDMATQGERFHSLLSWRDPRASALFLTFCLFAAVVMYVTPVQVVALLAGLYVLRHPKLRQKIPPTCTNFFKRLPARADCML; encoded by the coding sequence ATGCAGAGggctccaccaccaccaccagatGAGTTTGCTCTGAAGCAAACAGCCCCAAAGATTGCAGGGTCAGGGGTGATCACAGGAGACAAGGTAACCTGTGCTTATGATCTAGTTGAACAGATGGAATATCTGTACGTTCGCGTTGTTAAAGCCAAGGAATTGCCTCCAAAGGATGTGAGTGGGAGCTGCGATCCGTACGTGGAGGTGAAGGTGGGGAACTACAAGGGAGTAACAAAGCATTTCCAGAAGAAATCGAACCCGGAATGGGACCATGTGTTTGCATTCTCCCAGGACAGGCTGCAGGCATCCTTTGTGGAGGTAATTGTGAAGGACAAGGATGTTGTGGTGGATGATTTCATAGGAAGGGCAGTGTTCGACATGGTTGATGTCCCGAGGCGATTGCCCCCGGATAGCCCTTTAGCTCCCCAGTGGTACAGGCTGGAGAACAAGAAAGGTGAGAAGATCAAGAAAGGGGAAATCATGTTGGCATTGTGGAAAGGGACTCAAGCAGATGAGGCATTCTCTGATGCCTGGCATTCTGATGCTGCTGCAGTGGGGAGGGAAGGCGTTTCGAAGATTCGGGGGAAAGTTTATCTCTCCCCTAGGCTATGGTATGTGAGGGTAAATGTGATTGAATGCCAGGATTTAGTTCCACCTGATAAAAACAGGCAACTTGAAGCCTGTGTGAAAGTTGTTCTTGGAAACCAAGCATTGAAAACCAGAATTTCCCCACCCAGAGGACTAAATCCTATGTGGAATGAGGATTTGGTCTTTGTTTCTGCGGACCCATTCGAAGAGCCATTGATTCTAACAGTCGAGGACCGATCAGACATCCTGGGAAAATGCCTGATCCCTCTCCCCACACTCCCAAGAAGGCTAGACAACAAAGCTGTCCCCTCCAAATGGCACAATCTTGAAAAACACCCAATTCAAGaaggggaaaagaaagagaaagaaccCAAATTCTCCAGCAAAATCCATCTCCGCCTCAGCTTAGACGGCGGGTATCACGTCATGGACGAATCCATTCACTACAGCAGCGATTTCCGGCCAACCTCTAAGCTTCTATGGAAATCCAGCATCGGAATTCTCGAGCTGGGGATCATCAGCGCCACCGGACTGTCAGCCATGAAAGACGGCCAGGGCACAACAGACGCCTATTGCGTCGCAAAATACGGCCCGAAATGGGTCCGAACGAGAACCATCATAGACAATTTATCGCCGAAATGGAACGAGCAGTATACCTGGGAAGTCTACGATCCGTGCACGGTGATCACCGTGGGCGTGTTCGACAACGGGCATTTACAAGGCGGGAGAGATTCAAGCATCGGAAAAGTGAGAATCCGTCTCTCGACTCTGGAGACTGAAAAGGTTTACACCCATTCATATCCATTGATTGTGCTGAAACCTTCTGGGGTTCAGAAAATGGGAGAGGTCCAATTAGCCGTCAGGTTTTCGTGCACGTCGTATACTAACATGCTGTCGAAATACACGCAGCCATTGTTTCCGAAGATGCATTACGTGCATCCATTGTCGATTTCGCAACAGGATTACCTGAGATTCCGAGCGATCCAGATTGTGTCGAAGAGGCTCGGGAGAGCCGAGCCGCCGCTAAAAGCGGAGGTGGTTGAGTATATGCTTGACGTTGGGTCCCACATCTGGAGCGTGAGGAGAGCTAAAGCGAATTTCTTCAGATTGATGTATGTTGTGAGTCCGATAATGGCGGTTTGGAAATGGTTCGATGAGATCTGCAAGTGGAAGAATCCGGTCACGACGGTTCTGATTCATATCTTGCTTTTCATCCTCGTCCTCTATCCGGAACTAATTCTCCCGACGTTTTTTCTCTACCTGTTCTTCATCGGAATCTGGCATTACCGTCGGAAACCTAGACACCCTCCGCACATGGACATCCATCTCTCGCACGCTCACGCGGCGACGGCGGACGATTTGGACGAGGAATTCGACTCGTTCCCGACGGGGAGACCGGCGGAGAAGGTGAGGATGCGGTACGATCGGCTGAGGAGCGTGGGAGGGAGGATTCAGACGGTGATCGGAGACATGGCGACTCAGGGAGAGAGGTTTCACTCGCTGCTCAGCTGGAGAGATCCCCGAGCTTCGGCGTTGTTCTTGACGTTTTGCTTGTTCGCCGCGGTTGTTATGTACGTGACGCCGGTGCAAGTGGTGGCGCTTCTCGCCGGATTGTACGTGCTGAGGCACCCCAAGTTACGCCAAAAGATTCCGCCCACGTGTACTAACTTCTTCAAAAGGCTGCCCGCAAGGGCGGACTGTATGCTCTAA
- the LOC116004870 gene encoding 60S ribosomal protein L44-like, producing the protein MVNVPKTKKTYCKSKECKKHTLHKVTQYKKGKDSLAAQGKRRYDRKQSGYGGQTKPVFHKKAKTTKKIVLRLQCQGCKHVSQHAIKRCKHFEIGGDKKGKGTSLF; encoded by the exons ATG GTGAACGTTCCAAAGACCAAGAAGACATACTGCAAGTCTAAGGAGTGCAAGAAGCACACCTTACATAAGGTTACTCAGTACAAAAAAGGAAAGGATAGTCTTGCTGCTCAAGGAAAGCGTCGTTATGATCGCAAGCAATCTGGTTATGGTGGACAGACCAAGCCTGTCTTCCACAAAAAG GCCAAGACCACAAAGAAGATTGTCCTGAGATTACAATGCCAGGGATGCAAGCATGTTTCACAACATGCAATCAAG CGTTGCAAGCATTTTGAGATTGGTGGAGACAAGAAGGGGAAGGGAACATCTCTCTTTTAA